A stretch of DNA from Piliocolobus tephrosceles isolate RC106 chromosome 21, ASM277652v3, whole genome shotgun sequence:
CCCAGTCCTCTGGGACTCTGAGTGGGCTGGATGTCTAGGACGGCAACACACTCACTCCAGCCTAAAGTCCCTTCCACCCAGGGCCAGTCCTAATGGCCTGGGCGAGGAACAGAGACTTCCCGGGGGCTGGGTCCCACCCCAGCCACCCCCAGCCCAGGCCACACCTCCACCCGCCCAGGCCGCCAATAAAACAGGCCGGGCAGAACCCAACAGGCCTGGAGTGACACCCCAGAGGGAAGGCACATCATGGGGACAGCGGAGGGGGCAAAGCTCCACCCTCCAGAGAGGCAGCTGGGCCCAGGAGGCCGCCCCCAACCCTTACCCTGGCAAAGGAGCCCCCAAGACTCATAAACAGCTCCTGGGCAGACAAGGCCTGGAGAGGCGAGGAGGCAGCGGCTCCGGGGACTCAGATGCCTCCTGTGACCTGACCCCACCCAGGTCAGTGTGACACAGCAGACCCCCTCAAGCCTCCCCAGTCACGGGAGGGGAGAGCCGTGCAGCCCCCTCTGCCCCAGACACCCGTTACCCAGACCCCTGAGTCTTTCGGCCCCACGGGTGAAACGCAGTTGGGGGCAGGTGGGTGGCCCCTGGGAGAAAGCAGGGAGGGCACGTTCCAAAATAGCCTCTCTTCCATCTGTTGTGGGGACAGAGGTCCCAGGTCACAAAGACCTCAGGGCCATAGTGCTGGGGAGTGACCAGGAGAGCTTGGTGGTCCAGAGGCCACCAGGGCGGcacccagccccccaccccctggccTGCGgtcaccccccacccacccaacCCAAGAAAGTGCTGAGGGGGCATTTCTGACTCAGGGTCTGGTCGGGTCTGTCGCCCTTCCCCCACCTGTGACAACTTCAAGACAAGCCCCCCCCCACGGAAGAGCTCCAAGCAAAGCCCCCCCTCTTTGGGGGCACAGAAGGAAGAGGCCAAAGGAAACCACTCCCCCCACCAGCCCGCTCCGAGCCCTGCTGGGTTTAATGACCCTTCCGGGTCGCCcgatgggggaggggagcaggacAGATCTCCACGTTGGGGCCGGTGGAGGGGGCAGGTGGGGATCCCAGATCCCCCCTAGGCCAGGGCTGGGTGCCCCCCCATCGCCGCCATTAACCCTAAACTGGCAACGCCCACCCCCTTCAGACCCCTCCCCCCCAAGAGCCCTTTGTCCTCGACCCCCACCCCCATTTTATGACAGCCCCAAGGGAGAGGCTGGGACAGGGCACTGGGTGGTCGTTGGacctggcaggggtggggggcggAGGGATCTTGAGCCACACCCTCCTCCCCCCAGGCCTCCGGAGAGAGGTCACCCGCTCGGCCCGGGCCTTGCAAAACATGGTTATTTAAAGAGTTGTGCAAGGCCCTGGGCCCGCGGGTGGCGAAAGGGGCCCCTCACTCCacgaagggaagaggagggggaggggcggggcagAAAGCTGGGGAGGGGGCTAAGAAACTCCTGGGGTGGGGGGGCCTGGAGGAAGTGAGAAAAAACTCATGAAGGAGAAGAAACAAGAACACAGAAACCCTGGTCCGGATTTCAAAGGCTTCTTGGAAAGCGGCCGATTTGCATGGGGGGGGAACCCCTCCAGCCCGAGCGCCTAAAAACGGAAGATAATTGAACCCGCCGCCTGGGGTCGGCGCTGAACGTTGGAGTTGACAAACGCGCGCTCCCAGCGCTTCCTGCGCCGGCTTTTGTGTCTGGGGGGCCCTGAAACGGATCGGGGGGCTCTTCCTGGGTATCCCCGCCAGGGAACCGGGCGCCCGGGCCCAACCCACCCCGGCGCGCGGGGGCCGCGGTGTCTCCCCCGGGGGCCCCTCTCTGCGCTAGGGCGGACACTTTATAAATAAACCAGCCCGGCTGGGGAGGCTCGCCGGGAACTACCCTCCCTCCTCTCTGGGCTGCCGAATAAACCCCTGATTTAGgggagaaaaagtaaaactgaaataaaatatctggGTGCAGCCCCCCGCGGGCGAGCAGAGGCCATTTGCTTCCACTGGGGAAGGGGGGGCGCGCACTCGCGACCCCCGATCGCCCCTCAGCGATTGATCCAATGGGAAGTGAAGTCTCCAAGCGGGGCGCAGAGAAAACTCCCCGAACCCCAAACCGCCAGGGCCGCCTTCCCAGCCCGGGACCCCCACCAATATCTCCGCCCAACTTTGGGGACCCCCTTCTTTGGCTTCCAGGACGCACTGCGCCCACCCCGGCACCGGAACCCGCGCTGGGAACGGCCAGCGCGCCCCTCAGCCTTACCGCGCAGGGCGGCTCGTTGGGGGGCGCGCGCCCCGCGCCTGGGGTCGGCCTGCCCGGGCCCGCCTGGCCTCCAAGCCGCCGGTGCGCGCCCCTGGCTCCCGGCCCCCGACCCACGGGGCTGTGCCGCGCGCCGACTCACCGAGCCGCCAGCCGCGTCCGCGTCTACACCCCTCCGCCCGATTGGTAAGAGGCGCCCCGCGCGCGGccggcccccgccccgcccctcccccacccccagacaaATCACCAGGGGACGAGTCGCTCTCGGATGCAAATACCTGGCCGGTGATTCAGCGCCGCGGCCGGGCGCGGGAGGGGCTCGCCAGGGCTCCCCACTTCTCCCCGGACGCCCCCTCGCCCCCTGCGCGCGGTCGGACGACGCGCAACCAGCCCGGGGGCGCTGGGGAGCCGGGCAGAGTGGACGGAAATTTTCAGGTCGCGGCCCCTTTAaaggataataaataataaacggGAAGGGGAACAGCGCCGCGGGAGGCCCCGCCCCCGGCCTAGGGATGGTGGGCAAAGTGCGCGACGCGGCCCCAAGCGCAGAGAGTGCGGGGGCACGGGCTGGGGCGGGAGCGCCTCGGGGTAGGAAGAGGGGACTGATGGGCTCCACCTGGGCGGGCTGGGGGCGCATCCGAGCCGGATCCGGGACCAAGATTCTTCCCTTCGTACGGAGCACCTAGGCTGGGCCTCCTGGGCTCGGAGTTTCACCTTTGCCCCTTAGATGGAGCGACCCTGCTAGAGTGACTTCACTCTCCGGAGCCGCGGTTTCCAAGTCTGTGAAATGGGCTTGAAAGACCCGGTGCAGACCTGGGCGGGCGGCGTCGGAGGGAGGGACCCAGGGCCCCGCCGGCACCCCTCTGGGGAGGGACAGGCTGTAGGCGGGGGCTCGGCGCGGGCGTGGGGAGGTGCGCGCGGGGACTCGGAGCCCCTTCGTGAAACCAGGACGACCCTGCCTGGCCCGGCTGTCACCAGCGTCGGGAGCTTGGCTGCCCCTGGTGAAGGTGGTGATGACTTCCACAGTCTGAGCGTTCGCTTGCCCAACCACGTGCCCCGCGCCGCCCTCCAGGGAGGTCCCTGCACGTCCCCAGCCCTCACGCCTCTCTGTAGTGGGCAACCTTCTTGTCCCCACTACGCAgagcaggaaactgaggcaccgagCCAGGTGCAAGGAAGCCGGTCGGGAGGGGGGCGCGTGCTCTGCCAGAGAGCTGTGTGCGCGGGAAGAGATCCCAGGGGGCTAAGCTTAGAGGCCCAGGCTCCAGCCCGGACGTGAGCCCCGGGGGGAGACTGGAGGGCGGGCAGGGGCCACCAGGGGGGCCCTAACCTGTGGAGGGTCTCTGGCGGGCTCGGGTCCCCGGTCCTGACCTGTTGGAGGCGGGGTTGTAGGcatctcctccccttcccctaaACTAGCACACCGCATTGCCACTTTTCTCTCGGTCCTTCCCCCTAGTTGCACCTCCTCCCTTGACAAAACTGCAACCGGGggcggcgcggtggctcacgcctgtaatcctaacactttaggaggcggaggtgggcagatcacaagaggtcaggagttcgagaccagcctggccaacaaggtgaaaccccatctgtaccaaaaatacagaaatcagccgggcgtggtggcgggcgcctgtagtcccagctacttgggaggctgaggcaggagagtcgcttgaacccgggaggtggaagttgaagtgagccgagatcgcgccactgcactccagcctgggtgacagagcgagactccgtctctaaacaaaaaaaaaatactgcaggTAGGAGAGCTGCCCCGGACTCCGAGGCCTGAATCCAGACTTCCAGCCCCAGGACCGCGTGTAGCCTAATGGTAGCAGGTGTCTGAGAGTCTTCCACTATAAGGCTATTAAACACCCAAACCCAGCTGTCACCCCTATCTCCGATGGAGAGGCCCGAGACACCTGCCCCAGGTGGGGGGTGCTTTGGAGAGACCTCCCTGCGGCGGGATAAAGGGGTGGGGGAGTAAACCCTTCTAGGGCCAGGATCCAGCTCAGGTCTGAAGGTGCAGAAAGTCCCTCCCACCTAAGATGGAGCACCTGGAGGCCAGTGGACCTGAAAGGCACCTGGAGGGCAGGTGCATGagcctgtctgtgcctcagtttaccactctgtaaaatggaccaatgtTAATTCAACCTTTCACCATCCTGTTCTGGATTAGGCTGCCCTTTGTTCAAAGGGAAGGGCACGGGGTGGAGGCATAATTACCCCCAGGGCAGGAAGGGTAGAGCCCCTACCCGTTTCCCAGGAGGAAGCTGTGATCCGGGTAGCTGGCCGCAGCTTCCCCGAAAGGGGCCGCGTGCAGGGCGGCGAGGGGATGCAGGATGGCAGCTGCCTGCAGTGAGGGGCTCCTATTTTTAGCCCAGAGAGGGAGCCGGGAATGTCTACACAGACTAGCTGGCTCCACCATATTCCAGATGCCCCCATGCCCTGTGGGGGTAGGCAGCAGTGTGGATTTAGATCAGTGCAGACCTCTCCCAGTCTCTTTCTCAAGCTGTGCCTTGGGCACAGAAGCCCCAGCTTTACATATTTCCTAACCAGACCATCTACCTGAGGCACAGCAGCCCCAGCTCTGAAGGTTTCCTAGCCAGAGCATCTCCTGAGGGGTTCTGGGGCTTTGGGAACCTCCCCCATACAAAAACAGCCTGATCCTCCCCTAACCCCTGCTGGTCACTGTACCGGTTCTCTGGTTCTCTACTTTGTGCTCAGGTGGGGGACATCCTCCTAAAACCCCCAGATCTCGCCCTCACAGCTCTGCAGATTAAAAAGCCCAAACTAGGGCCGGGTGCaacggctcatgcctgcaatcccagcactttgggaggctgaggcaggtggatcatttgaggtcaggagttcgagaccagcctggccaacatggtgaaaccctgtctctattaaaaatacaaagaagttagCCGGATGTGATGGCAGGCGTCTATAAtccccagctattcgggaggctgaggcaggagaatcccttgtacctgggaggcggaggttgccatgagccaagatcgcgccactgcactccagtgtgggagacagaaggacactctatctcaaaaaagaagaacaaaagagctcagcgcagtggctcacgcctatgatcccagattttgggaggcctaggcgggaggatGGCCTAAGGCTAGGAGTTCAACATGAGCGTGGGCAACATGGACCCTCTCTCcacaaaaattgtataaaataaaaaaattaaggctgAGCACCGTGGCTCAAgaccgtaatcctagcactttgggaagctgaggaaggaagatcgcttgagcccaggtgtttgagaccagcctgggcaacataacaagacccaatctctacaaaaaatacaaaaattagccaagtctggtggcacacacctgtcgtcccagctactcctgaggcagaggcaacaggattgcttgagcccaggaggtcgaggctgcagtgagccatgacaggccactgtactctagtctgggccacagagcaagactgtctcaaaaaataaaatacgatggctcacgcctgtaatcccagcactgtgggagggtgaggcgggcggatcacgaggtcaggagatcgacaccatcctggccaacacggtgaaaccctgtctctagtaaaaatacaaaaaaattagccgggcgccgtggcgggcgcctgtagtcccagctactcgggaggctgaggcaggagaatggcgtgaacccgggaggcggagcttgcagtgagctgagatcgcgccactgcactccagcctgggcgacagagtgagactccgtcttaaaaaaaaaaaaaaaaaaatcatatataatgAATCCAGCCTGTTATACCTATCTTTATCCTGACGCagatataaaatatcatttttacccCTCTTCCAGGACATAAAGCAgagtaaaatatctttttttctttgacgGTGAATATTGTAGAATAAAttaccatttttaatatttttttcatagaatgGACCCTCAAAAGCAAAGTGCCTAAGACCGGGATAATTAATAATGTGCCTCTCATTGCCCCACTTCACAGCGGAGACACTTCCAACCGGGGGTCCAGGTTGAGACCCGAATGAGCGACACCCGCCCCTGAGCGCCGGGGACCCCGGGACATCCAAGAAACTTTAGAATTCTAGAGGCGAGAAAAGAAGGCGCGAAACCTCTGCGGGCCGCGCGTGCCACCTGCCGGGCACCTGCGGGACTGCGGCCTGGGGAGGGGGGCCTTAGGGGCGGGGCCAGTGCCGGCGGCCGCAAGGTGGCGCCGTCTCACCTGAAAATGAGTTacttggccgggcgaggtggctcacgcctgcaatcccagcactttgggagaccgaggcgggcggatctcgaggtcaggagatcgagaccatcctggccaacacggtgaaatccggtttctactggaaatacaaaaaattagccgggcgttcctgctactcgggaggctgaggcaggagaatggcctgaacccgggatgcagagcttgcagtgagctgagatcgtgcccctgcactccagcagtgatctgccggcctcagcctcctaaagtgctgggattataggcataagccaccgcgcccggccttttctttcttttcttttttttttttttgtgagacggagtctcgctctgtcgcccaggctggagggcagtggccggatctcagctcactgcaagctccgcctcccgggtttacgccattctcctgcctcagcctcccgagtagctgggactacaggcgcccgccacctcgcccggctagttttttgtattttttagtagagacggggtttcaccgggttagccaggatggtctcgatctcctgacctcgtgatccgcccgtctcggcctcccaaagtgctgggattacaggcttgagccaccgcgcccggcccgcatTTTCTTCATCCGCtccttgattgatgggcatttgcgctatctattttcacattttagtaTCTCTAAGAGTGGGATGAGGccgcgggcgcggtggctcacatctgtcatcccagcactttcggaggcagaggcatggggatcacttaaggttaggaattggagaccagcctggtcaacatggagaaatcccgtctctgccaaaaatacaaaaattagccgggtgtggtggcgggcgcctatagtcccagctactggggaggctgaggcgggagaatcgcttgaacccgggaggcggaggttgcagtgagctgagatcgcgccactgcactccagcctgggctacagaatgagaccgtgtctcaaaaagaaaaaaaaaagtggaatgaaTCGTGCACAGTGAGAGTCAACTACGAAACAATGAGAAAACGTCCGACACTTTCTGGAATGATCCAGAAAGTCCTGTGTTGACACACGTTTAAtttcagaaaacacagaaattgTAATTTCAAAATCAATAGCAAACATCACAACAAAACTGCACCGAACGTCACAAGAGACCAAAACATTTGCACGGTTGATCTCAGacagtaagaaaaatattaataacagaaGAATAGCCGCTGTTCCAGTAGTCCCCGCTCCGGAGGGAGCCGCTCAGATTCCCACCGGGTTCGCTCAGAGAGGGGTGGTGTCCTCCCCCAGGACGCACAGCCCGCGCGCGGCCAGCCCACTGCTCCCTGGCTTCTGCGCCCTGGCGGGGGCCGGGTAGGACCCCAGGCGGTGCAGCTCCGCGTGCGTGGCGGTGGCGTCGGAGGGTCCGGGCCGGCGGGGGTGGCGGGTGCGGCGAGGCGCGCAGGGGCAGACGCGGCGGAAGGCCTGTCGGAAGTGCGAGCCCAGGAAGGCGTAGAGCAGCGGGTTCAGCGCGGAGTTGCTGTAGGAcatgcagtgagcccaggtcttAAGTGCATAGGCGGCGTAGCTGCGCGGGTGCCAGGAGCCCGCGGGGCCCAGCGCCTGCAGCACCAGGAACAGCTGGATGGGGCCCCAGCAGGCGGCGAAGAGCAGGACCACTGCCGCCACCAACCGCGAGACCTTGGCCCGCATGGCGCCCGCGCGCTCGGCCATCACCTGCCCCTGGGGGGGTACCAGGGAGGTGGTCAGAGAAAAGACCGGGACCGGTTGGGCTCAACCCCTCTCACCGCCCCTCCTGGACCCCTTGGGCTGTCCCTGTCCGCGCAGATGCCCCCACCGGCGCCTCCCACCACGGTGCCTCCCCGCCCGCCCAGACTTGCTTTCCTCTCACCCACGCTGCGCACCTGCAGGGCGCTATCCGCGGGCGCGGGGCGCACGGCGACCCGGCCCAGGTGGCGCAGCATGGCCCCATAGCAGGCGCAGGTGGCGAGCAGCGGCAGCAGGTACAGCGCCAGCAGGTTGTACAATGCGAAGGCGCGCTCCAGGGCGCGGCTGGGAAAGGCCTCGCTGCAGTAGGCGCGCGGCCCCGGTGACAGGCGGTGCAGGGCGAGCACCGGCGAAGACACCGCCGCAGAGCCTGCGCCACAAGCCGGGATGAAGACCCCGTTCCGGGTACCAGCGACCCCCCGGGAGGCGTTCTTTGCAAAAGGCCGGGCGCCCAGTCTGCAGCCTCGCTGGCGCTAGGCAGGGAGAGCTATTGCGCCCATTTTCCAGCTGCTGGACCGAGGCGGCAGGTGGCTCTGGGCGCCCAGGGCACTAGGACTAGTCCGCCTTCCCCGGTGAGGCCCCTGAGCTGTACTCACCTACCCAGATGCTGAGGCTGACAGCCAGCGCCAGCCGGGGCGTGCGGCGGTGCAAGGCGCGCAATGGGAACACAGTCACGTACCAGCGGTCCACGCTCATGGCGGTCAGAGTGGCGCACGTGGCCTGCACCGAGACCTGCAGGAGCCGCCAGCCGGGCATGTGGTCACCTGCGCGTTTGGGAGCCTGCCCTGTCCGCCCGCCCTGCCGATCCCCCTACGTGTGCGAACACTCAGGCACATACACGGGATGTGTCCTGGAAGGAGTGTCCAGTGCGGCTTGAGGGGACAGAAGGTGGGAAGACtgggagaggagggcaggaggaTTGGGGAAGTGAAGGAGCCCTTGGGAGGCGGCTGATATCCCGAGTCTGAGACAGGGGGGCTGCGTGGGATGGAGGGACAGGCAGGGCAAGAAGCCTCAGGGCCTCGGTAACTCTTCCTCACCAGTGACCCGGGTCCCCGTCTgtatccctccccacttcccactCCCCACTCCAGGTCTAGGCTGCACCCCCGCTCAGCCCCATCCCGCAAGCTGGGTCCTCCAGCCCCTGCTTCTCCTATGCGTGGCCTCACGCCCAAGGTCCTCCCCGCTTCCCACGTGCGTTCCCCCTCCCCACATGCGCCCCACCCTGCTGTGGAGCGCATCTCCTCTCCTCATCCCCAAGTGCGCCCCCTCCCCTCCTGCTCCGGAgcgcaccccccaccccccccccccctgcgcccccccccccgccccggaGCACCCCCCCCCGCCCACCTGCTCCGCCCCCCCGCACCTGCTCGGCACCCCGCACCCCGCCCCGCCATGCGACCCCCCTCCTGCTCCGGTGCGCACCCCCCGTCCCCCCTGCACCGCTCCCCCGCCCTCCTGCACCTGCTCCCCCCTGCACCTGCTCCGCAGCACCCCGCGCACCTACTCGATGTAGTTGACCAACTCTCCCCACCCCGCACCTGCTGGATGTAGTTGATGAATTCTCCCCCCCCGCACCTgctcccccccgcccccctcgCCCCCCCTGCACCTGCTGGATGTAGTTGACGAACTTGCACATGAAGTCGCCGAGCACCCAGGCAGGCAGCGGGTACAGCAGCGCCGTGAAGGGGACGCAGCACAGGAGGAAGGTCACGTCCGTGGCCGCCAGGTTGGCTGTGGTGGGGACGCGTGGGCGCTGGGCGTGGGCGCCACTGGCCGCGGGAACCGCCCAGCGCTCCTGGCCCTGCCCCCTGGCCCCCACCTTGGTCCGAGTGACCAGCAGGATGGCACAGGGAGGCCCCCCGCAGCGCCCTCAGCCTCCTCAGGCAGAGAAGTTGGGGTGCCTTCTAGTAATTACCCCTTACATCTCAAACATTACTCCTCCAGCTTGGGTTTCCTGGCCATTCCGGCAGAAATCGGTTCTGCTGGGCCCTGTCCGGGCTGGGGGAGCCTGAGCAGCAGGCCCCTgaccctctgagcctcagtctccacatctgcaaactggagacaATGGTGCCGGCCCAGCAGCCATCGATTGGGCTCGCAGCTGTTTGGGGTAGGGGACCCCAGGACACAAATGCATAAAGAGGCTCAGAGAGCCACCGGAGCAGGGGTCGCAAACTAAGGCCCGCGGGCCAAgccagcccctcccccagccctttgTTCAGCCGGACACCGAGCCATTGGCCCGCGCTGCATCGAGGCAAGCCCCGCAAGTGGCCAGGTCGAGGTCTCCATGTGCCACACCCCCCACCCGGGTCCGTCCCGCCCGGGTCCGCCCGCGCTGGAGTTTGCGACCTCTAGCCACAGGTGCAGGAACCACAGGGAAAAGATTTGGGGTGGGGGAGACCCCTGCCGGGGACAGAGCCGGGTCTGCGAGGGCCTCGAAGCGCCGCGAGAGGGCGCCCCAGGCCGCTCGGCCCTCGGAGGCCCCGGGACCGCAGCAGGTGCGGCGCAGCGCCCGCACTCACCGATGTAGAAGTTGGTCACGGTCCGCATCGGCTTGTGGCGGCAGATGACGTAGATGACCAGCGAGTTCCCCACCAGGCCCAGCAGCATCAGCGCCGCAAAGAAGAGCGGCACGAGCCAGGCGTCCACTGCCCGCGGCGCAGGGACCGGGCCGTCCGAGGCGTTGGCGGCGCAGCCCGGGCAGCCCGAGGCGTTGGCCGGCGCCCCCCAGGAGGCATTGGGCCCCGACGTAGCCACGGTGTCCATGGCCGTGCGCCGCTCCTCCTCCCGGCCGCCCTCCTGGATTGCGCCCTGGCACCGCCCCGGGGACCCCTCCGCCCGGCCGCCCGCGGGTTGCGCCTGCGGAACTCAGGAAGGGGCTTGGCTGGAGCCCGCGGCGTCCAGAGGGCAGCTGGGCTGTGCTCCGCGGCTCCTCTGCCGGCGCCGCTGCAGTGGAGCGTTTATAGCCCGTGCCCCCCCTTGTCCTTGCTTTCCCGCCTCTCCGGCAGTCTCTCGCCACTCCCTCCCCTGCCCACACGCCCTCTGTTCACCCAGTGGCAACCCCCCATTCCCTCCTCCCGGTGCAAGGTCGGAGTGAGAGCGCgggagggggctgaggcgggcggagcAGGCAGGGGGTGGGCAGCGTGGAGGCTGCTGTGGACCTGGAAGGACCGACCTTAACCAGCTGATGGTTAGCCCAGACTAGGAGCCCAACCGAGGCGCGAACCATAAGGCCTGTGAATATGGGACGGGCTTTGACCCTCCTAGGGGCTGGGGCTCCAGGTGGATGGGCCCAGGCTGGCGGGGAGGCCAGCCCTCACCGGAGACCCTGAGTGGGGACAGCTTGGGTTGTCTCTCCAGGACCCTGGAGAGCCACCGAAAGTTCAGGGTAGGTGAGGGACATCTTTGATCTGGCAGTTTGAGACTGAATGTGTCCCACATGACTGACAAGGAGTGACTGATACCCCCAGGGACACTAGCAGCGGGAACCAGGTGGAGAGCAGCTTACAAAGGCCacagctttattatttattattattattattattatttttgagacgcagtctcgctctgtcgtccaggctggagtgcagtggcacgatctaggctcactgcaagctctgccttgcaggttcaggccattctcctgcctcagcctccagagtagctgggactacaggcgtccaccaccacgcttggctaattttttgtatttttagtagagacgggctttcactgcgttagccaggatagtctcgatctcctgacctcgtgattcacccgcctcggcctcccaaagtgctgggattacaggtgtgagccactgcagctggcctatTGTTATCAATGAGAGGgtgtccctctgttgccaggctggcgtgcagtggcacactctcggCTCaaagcaacctctgcctcccagctcaagtgattctcctgcctcaacctcccaagtagctgggattacaggcgtgcaccaccatgcccagctaatttttgtacttttagtagagaccccgtctcaccatgttggccaggatggtctcgctctcttgacctcaaatgattcatccgccttggcctcccaaagtgctgggattacagacgtgagtcaccgagcccggactattattattattcttgagacagggtctccctctgtcacccaggttggagtgcagtggtgtgatcacagctcactgcagactccacctcccgggttgaagcaatcctccccgcctcagcctcctaagtagatgggACCGCTTAGGAGTTGCTGACAAGATGATGCATGATGATGAGAGTCATGCatcactatgtccagctaatatattattattattattattattattattattattattattattattattatttgagacagagtttcgctctttttgccccggctggagtgc
This window harbors:
- the KISS1R gene encoding kiSS-1 receptor isoform X2, encoding MDTVATSGPNASWGAPANASGCPGCAANASDGPVPAPRAVDAWLVPLFFAALMLLGLVGNSLVIYVICRHKPMRTVTNFYIANLAATDVTFLLCCVPFTALLYPLPAWVLGDFMCKFVNYIQQVSVQATCATLTAMSVDRWYVTVFPLRALHRRTPRLALAVSLSIWVGSAAVSSPVLALHRLSPGPRAYCSEAFPSRALERAFALYNLLALYLLPLLATCACYGAMLRHLGRVAVRPAPADSALQQLRAEPAALRLPGLALPTGLPPRLPLRASPHPPPPPARTLRRHRHARGAAPPGVLPGPRQGAEAREQWAGRARAVRPGGGHHPSLSEPGGNLSGSLRSGDYWNSGYSSVINIFLTV
- the KISS1R gene encoding kiSS-1 receptor isoform X1, giving the protein MDTVATSGPNASWGAPANASGCPGCAANASDGPVPAPRAVDAWLVPLFFAALMLLGLVGNSLVIYVICRHKPMRTVTNFYIANLAATDVTFLLCCVPFTALLYPLPAWVLGDFMCKFVNYIQQVSVQATCATLTAMSVDRWYVTVFPLRALHRRTPRLALAVSLSIWVGSAAVSSPVLALHRLSPGPRAYCSEAFPSRALERAFALYNLLALYLLPLLATCACYGAMLRHLGRVAVRPAPADSALQGQVMAERAGAMRAKVSRLVAAVVLLFAACWGPIQLFLVLQALGPAGSWHPRSYAAYALKTWAHCMSYSNSALNPLLYAFLGSHFRQAFRRVCPCAPRRTRHPRRPGPSDATATHAELHRLGSYPAPARAQKPGSSGLAARGLCVLGEDTTPL